GTGCTGTTTCCGCAGGTGAAGAAGTCCGAATTTGTACCTTACAACCCGCGGGGTTGCTGGGATTTTTGGGGCTATGGCAGCATGGGGCAACCGCCCTTCAACTACCACACCAAAGATGCCCCGCAAATGCAGGCCATTCAGCGCATGATTTCACGCTTAACCCGTGCTGCAATTTAATGGCCCATGGCCGCCCCCGGAATCATAATTCGATCCTGAACAGGGTTGGGTATTTTCAACACGCCGTCCATACTGAATCCATCCTGTGCCGACCGTTGTCTGCGGTCGGTGCGGTCTCAACCTGTGATGGAGAAGTCATATGAATATTCAGGTTCGCTTGATACCGGTTATCTCATCCGCCATGAGTCTGTTGTTACTTCTGGGTTCATTCACCGCTTCTGCAAACGACATTCGCACCGAGCGGGTTCAGTTCAAAAAGGGGCCAGTAGTGCCACCGTGGAAGGAAGTATCAAAGGCTATCAGATTGTTGACTATGTGCTGAACGCCAAAGAAGGCCAGCAGATGAATGTCAGCATGGCCACCCAAAATACATCCGCCTATTTCAACATCCTCGCACCGGGAGAGAATGAAGCGGCGATGTTTATCGGCTCCGTCAATGGCAATCAATATGAAGGTCAGCTCTCGGCCAGTGGCGATTATAAAGTCCGGGTCTACATGATGCGTGCAGCCGCCCGCCGGGATGAAGTCGCAGATTATCGCCTTGAAATGAACATCACCCCCGGCAATTAAACCGCAAATCCCGTGATTCCCTTCGGTCAGTTCACTGAGGCAGATCTGACAGGTCTGCCTCAGGTTTTCATCGATTCTATGGTCCGGGCCCACAAGTCTGCCCAACTTTTTTGGCACTGTCGGATCCGCCTTCTACGATGAATCGAATCCACTTGCAGTTCGTGGCACATCACCCGTTCATTTTTCACCTATTGCAGAGGGCTACAGGGATGAAATTCGCAACGTTTAACCTTTATCAGTTTCTGGAACCGGGAAACTGGTGGTACGAGAAAACGGCTCAAAATACTTATTCTCAGGCACTTTGGGATCAGAAAACCGGTTGGATCCAAGACACATTGCGTGCAATCGATGCCGATGTCGTTGGATTTCAGGAAGTGTTCAGTAAAAACGCTTTGCAGGCGCTGTGCAACGCGGCAGGTTTCGAGCACTTTGCTGTCGTGGGTCGTGCCGGGCAGGACGAGCAGGATCCGCAAGTCTTCACCCGGCCAGTCGTCGCGCTGGCTTCCAAGCATCCGATTGTATCCCTGTCTGAAGTGGGCGTTTCCGGAGAAGTTGCGGCAAACCTGCCCCTGGCCAATGGCTTTGCATTCAGCCGGACACCCATCAAAGCGGTGTTGAATACGCCAGAATTTGGCCTGATTCAGGTATACGTCACCCACCTGAAAAGTAAACGACCTTTATATCAAACCCGGTATTCGCCAGCAGACGCTCTGGAAGATAAAGTTTTTGAGGAAGTGCTGGGGCAAGCTCAAGGGAAAATCGCGGCACTGTTACAACGTGGCGCCGAAGCCGCGTTGCTGGCCGCTGATGTCGCCAAAGACCAGCGCTATTCAAAAATTCCTTCCGTGGTTCTGGGCGACATGAACTGCGACTATACCAGCGTTGAATATGACGCCCTCAGTCCATCAAACTACATGCCGGACATCCCGAAAGCCGATGGCAGTGAAGAGGACAGACATGCAGTCAAAGCTTATGCCAATCAGCTTTGGCTGGACAGTAGCTATCTCCGGGCCGAGCAAAAAGACAACGCCCCGACGTACTACTATCACGGTAAGGGCAGCTCGCTGGATTATATTTTCTTAACGGAAAGTTTCCTGAACGCTGGCGGCCGGGTCGCCCGGCATCAGGTCTGGGATGACCACCTGCTCGACCGTGACACCAGTAAACCTCACGGGAATCAGGCCAAAAAGAAAGTCTCCAGTGATCACGCCATTGTCAGTGTAGAAATCATTGCTGGTGCATGATTCATGGCTCTCGGCAAGTAAATGCTGTTTCAGTTCTGACAGGTAAAATCTTCGCTGAGTCTTTCACCCTCCGTGGGAAAACGGGACAGCAATCGGACGACGCTGCGATTGCCTCGTACCCGTTTTCCTGGAACTAAAATGAGCGACACAACTAATCACCATCCTGATTCATCTGGATCAGTTTCGCAAACTGGCTGAGTGCTTTCTTTCCTTCAGCATTCGCATAAGGCATCGCTGCTTCAGGTGTCAGGAAAAACTCCCGTTCACAGCCATCGCCGATGGCTCTTTCCCAGAACTGAAGTCCATTCTGTTTCAGTGAAATCTGATAGTAGCCCGGATCTAAATCATCGCAACCCGGAAAGTTGATGTCTTCAGCGGCTTCCTGTGACGCAATATCTTCTGGTGTTTCTGCCATTTCCTGCTCAAACTTGTCTCGCATGATTTGAGGCAACGGGTTTGAGTAGGGAGTATCATATTTATCTTGTTTTTGCGGTAGGGTGATAAACCAAGTCCAGGGATTCACGGCTTCACCCGTCGCCAGCGAAAAGTAACGCATGAGCATTCCATGAACAACGCAAGGCTAGCATTAATCGATCTGATCACCAGACCCGTGACACAAAACGAAGTCATCGTGAATGCAGGGCGAGAGCACGTATGCTCAGTTTTTATCCAAACCTTGGATTCCCGCCAATATTACTTGCTCCAAATAGGTAATATTCATGGCAGCTATTTTTTGCTTGCG
The Photobacterium sp. GJ3 DNA segment above includes these coding regions:
- a CDS encoding endonuclease/exonuclease/phosphatase family protein; the encoded protein is MKFATFNLYQFLEPGNWWYEKTAQNTYSQALWDQKTGWIQDTLRAIDADVVGFQEVFSKNALQALCNAAGFEHFAVVGRAGQDEQDPQVFTRPVVALASKHPIVSLSEVGVSGEVAANLPLANGFAFSRTPIKAVLNTPEFGLIQVYVTHLKSKRPLYQTRYSPADALEDKVFEEVLGQAQGKIAALLQRGAEAALLAADVAKDQRYSKIPSVVLGDMNCDYTSVEYDALSPSNYMPDIPKADGSEEDRHAVKAYANQLWLDSSYLRAEQKDNAPTYYYHGKGSSLDYIFLTESFLNAGGRVARHQVWDDHLLDRDTSKPHGNQAKKKVSSDHAIVSVEIIAGA